The genomic interval aacaagatgctccatgtttgtcatttgagaacaggatgctgctgctcttctgatatagactaaaataacaactttattcttttattctttaaaggctttaagggttctcctttcatcattttcatgcaggctggtctcgaactcgttaatttacgagataaTCCTCCGTCGTATGATGGTAATTGAACACAGTCGTGCCTACAAAATTGTCATCGTTACATTTTGGGAAGAATTCAGATGtaattgaaatgaatgaaaaccaAAGTTCAATGTCAAAAAATTAGATTACAAACATTGACCATGAAGTGACAAATGGCCTGAAACAAACCAGTTAACTTACAAGTTTCTATAGGCCACCGTCCTGCAGCCCACTCAGGGTTTGAGGACACGCTCTGTGTGGCAATTGTGGTGAAATTTTGAAAATTCCACTTACCTTTTCCGTACCAAAGAAATTGTAAAAGAAGAAGCTAGAGCTCATTTATAGATCTTTGTTATTGCATCATTattgacaaaataaaagatcTTAGTGATCTTTAGTTGCTGGTATAGCTTAATTTTGTTGCCTTTAGAAAACACCGATCTAATAAGCagttttatcctcttttctgtttctatgCCTAGCTAAGGGATACATGTATGCTATATGAATAATGATATACAAGCTTATTCACACGGCACATTTTTCATAATGTTATCAACTACAgggtgtaaaagtgttttggggGCTTTTAGCTTAATACTTGTGAAGTTTCTACCATGAGACAGGGCCAGGCTAAATCTCCTTCTGTTTCTCCATGTTGCTAAGGTAAGCTAACTGCTATTAGCGGCTAAACATTAGCTTTACTTCCACAAATATATCCCTTTTGTGTTTCATTAGTTACTGTAGTTGGATTGCTCATCTTACTTATTATATTACttatttacttacttacttgTATTACACTTGTATTCTTTACTTTTAGACAGTCAGACTAGCTCCCCCATGTTTCCCTGTCTTTGCACTTAGGTAAGCTAACCAGATTACGACGCTAATACTGTTATCATACCATCCCTTTGATGGTAGATTTTGAGTGCGTTATAGCCAAGCCATACTAAAAAGGTACAAAAGGATCAAAAAGGTAggctatctatctgtctgtctatctatctatctatctgtctgtctgtctgtctgtctatctatctgtctatctatctatctatctatctatctctagtTTGTTGGTCTGAATATtatataattttattttgttgtttggtttggtaTTGCAGCAAAGGTTTTTGctttattggtttttttttttgtaggccACGCTGACCAGGTATTTTCCCCTGTACCCAGCCTTCTTATTAAGCTAACAAGCAGTCTGTGATTGACTTACCTTATCCATataatgatcatttttttaattaatatctttGTGTGTCTATATAAAGCCAGGTTAAAAATGGTTGTAACTTTTGCACCGCttttagctgaaggctgctgttttttttaccttcagaCAGATCCAGGCGAGCCATTTCTCAGTGTTTTCTCAAATTtcctaatgtgtgtttttatatttattgataaTATGCTTAAATAcgtattatttttgtattaccAGCACAGCTTCTCAGTGGTTTATTGGGCCACATGGTTTGATAACCTACCCCTAACACAACCCCTCACAAATGAGCCcgtcatgaaaacatttctaaacacaGCTATGTCTTACTTGTTTAGAACCTTGTTTTGTTTGCGTTTtctttcaaagaaaatgtattcttgtaacattttttatagatttttctATCAATTTCCCTTCTAAATCCTACTCTTCTCTCATCCCCCAAAGCACTCATTGTACTTGTAATCAGAACAGTGCTGAATAAACAGATGCCTCTGTGCTGCTTATCCCATACATACTGTTTCTTCTAGTTTTATCTTGTTAGAGGAGCCTGAAATTCTGTGCTACACATTATCTAGATCAAAGTGTAAGATTATCACATGCCCCTGGCTGTATATTCCTGGAGAGACCAAAACACTGAAGGCTGCGTGAAAAAGGAGATTATCAGCGTAATACActgtatcatttttttaatacagacCCTTGAAAAGTAATTCTAAATTCTCTGTGTTTTCCAGGTGACCGAGGTGTGTGGAGCAAAGCGTCTGGGATACTTTGGTACTCCTCAGTTCTACGTGGCACTGAAGCTGCTGGCGGCCGCTCAGTCTGGCTTGCCCGTCCACCTGGAGAGCATAACGGCCAGTAAGTCTGCTGCTCAGAGAGAAGGCGTCTTACGAGAGCAAAAAGGGATCAGAGGATTATTTTAGCATGGCAGGATTTGGTCTAATCTGGATGAAAGGGGAGTCGCGTGGAAAGGACTAAGTGGGTTTGCCCattttacaaatacacacaatcaCAACCTAAACAAAAGAAGGATAAACAGTTTTATGCAAAGCACATGACGGATAATTGGAATTGAGTGTGTTCAGAGTTTCAAATTCTCTGCGGTGTGTTTCTGGAGTAGTTTACCTCGACTGACCAACAAACATAAAGACACTGATCCTGTTTAATTCCTTCAGTCTAATTCTAGAGGTACCAAAGGTCAACAAACAAGAAGCTACCGAACGggcaagagggaaaaaaaagatctattttTACCATAATGATTTAGTTTTGACTTACTCTTCAGGAATGATATAGAATAATAATATTGAAGTTAATAATACTAATGAAAGGTTGTTAAAGAGACTCAAAAGGAATCTCTCCCTTTAGATCTACCTCTGCCTAGATTTGCTGGGCTGAAGAATGAACCAGAGATGAGATACTCAGCCATCCCTCAGAGCATAGACGGTCAGGGGGCTCCGTGTGGAACAGCACCTGGTTCAGTCTCCTGGACTCCAGCAGACCGAAGCGCCTTCAGGCACCAGGAGGCCAGCGTTGAGAAGAAGGTAATGTCTAGAAAAGGTTTCTGATGTGTCGGTTTCAAAACTGAGCATTCTTCTGGTCCCCTCAACATCCGTCCCTCAtctttgtttgtaaatgtttttgattcAATTTGTCCTACTATTTTAAATATGATCAATCTTTCCCTTGATCTGGCTCTCTACcattttaaacatgcaataGCCCTTGCTGAAGAAACCTAACTTAGACCCCACAAACTCCCCATGATCTATAGGCCTATTTCCAAGCTGCCTTTAGTATCCAAACTATTGGAAAAAGTGGTAGCCACCCAAGTGATGGATGTGTTGGAGACACATAACCTGCACGACCCTTCAATCTGGTTTCTGTAGACTGCACTCGACTGAAACCGCTCTATTCAAATTCTCAAATGACATCATGATGGCTGCAGATGCTCAACCTGAGCTCTGCATTTGATACTGTTGACCATCATATTCTTTTAAATATACTTAACCAGCTGGTGGGCATCTCTGGTAGTGCTTTGGATTGTTTTGCGTCCTATCTCACATACAGAAGTTTTTCAGTCTCTGTGGGAGAATTAATGTCTGACACATTGCACCTATGTCATGTGGTGTACCACAGGGTTCTGTTCTGGGTCTCATGCTGTTTCTTTTATATATGCTGCATCTTAGCCAAACTATCAGGAGTTTTAGtggtatttattattatttaatgctGGTGATATACAGTTGTCTTGCTCTTTTAAACCAAATGATTTTAACCGATCGTACATTTTAAATGAGTGTCTGGATGCCAACAAGGCCTGGGTGACGAATGTATACCTTCAGTTAATGCTAATAAGACTAAAGCTCTTATTATTGCACAAGATATCACGCATCCAATCAATCTTATCCTCTATGCATTGGCCCAACATTAAGTTTTACATCCATTGTAAAATCCTTGTGATAACTTTTAGAACACTACATGGTCTAACACCTCAGTACATTGCCAAGCTCCTCCTCCCTTAAACTCCCTATGGTCCTCTCATGTCTTCTGACCAAAATCTATTGGCTGTTCCCCATACTCGTTTTTAAACAAGTAGTGACCGCTTTTTCCGAGCCGTTGCTCCCAGTCTATGGAATGCTCTCCCTTGTCTCTGCGTTCCTTAGATTCCTGTAATACCTTCATGACgcagctgaaaatgttttattcagaaaAGCATTTGGTTAACCTATTTGTATTTCTGAACCAGTCTAGTTACTGCATCAATTGTCTTAtttattctgcttttatttctcaGTAACATTTGCTTTTTATGCCTCACTGTACTCAGCTGTTCTATTGTTGTTATGATTTCTTTCTGTCTCCGCTGCACTTTTCATTGTTCTCAACCTACTACTTACTACGGTCAGCTCAAAAAGTTATAAGTTCAGTTCAGAGTGAAGAAAGCATCACTTTTGAGATGTCATACATCTACCTTGAGTGTGAACAAACTGTTTATAAGTTGTTGACCCAGCTTCAGGGctgaaacattttacaatactgttttgaagctgagaGTTAAGGAATTGTGGCactgccatcttggatttctggAGCCAGAAGTAACCATATCTGATCTAGAGTTGTGTTTACACTTTTGTTGGAGgctagatgtgtgtgtttttattttatcattccAAGAGACCCATGGCAACACAGTATGAGTTGCATATTAAACGTATTTCAGACACAAAACAGGGGATGGAGCTTTGGTTTATTGAGTGCATAAAGCCAGGCTCCAGGTAAACACATCAGGTGTGTGAAATGAAGCAAATAGATGTTAGTGTGCAGGCAGTCTAATTGTGGTGTCAATATGAACTTAAATTTGTGAATAGATAGTTCACCAAATTTAAGAGCACATTAGATGTTCTTTATTGCGTCAATCTGAACTTGTTCTCCAGTCCACCTCTCAGTGGCTTCATTAGAGGAATTTAGTTTTGATTAAAGTTGAACTATTATACTGATCCCTGTTTTAAAACTCATctatagtgttacaatgctggatgtccATACTAAATGTGGGAAAGTTTTAGATagtgaggtaaacgtatgtttgAGTTGTCCCAGGATAagcctgcagagggcgctatccAGCCCCGCGACAATGACTTTGCCCCACCTCTGGTAGGAACTATACTTAGGTCATGTTTACAGCTGATCAGGAATGGTGCACTGAGACATTCCAGTGAGCTTTAAAGCATCAGAGCAGAAACGCCTTGTTGTGAGAGATTAGAGAAGGATGATAGAGCCTCCTCCAAGGAACCAGACCAGAAAGGCATCCTTAAACGATGGCTGCACAATAAATTGAAATGTCATTGTTATCACAGTGTTTGCatttgaaataaagacattGTTAAATCTTAATCTccataaatatgaaaatatctGTTATGTACACAAGGAAAGCTTTCTCACTTAgcatgtgtatattttttaGCTTTAGAACAAGGCCGTGGTATAATGTCTAGGCTTTCACACCATTTTGAAGATAAAGTTGAAGCTCAAGCTATCAGCTACCCTCAGATCAAATGATGCCAATTTagggttaaaaaatgtatttttggtttattttggaTTCCAGAAGGGAAGGACATGTTATAACACATGATAATAACACAGATAATGCatcaaacatgaagaacagcagaaacTGAATTATAGCAACTATGCATTCTTTAACTTTGTATTTTCatcacaattcttttttttttctccaaatgatAAACAATGCTCGGATATACGGAGTGCCTAGCGGTTATTTCCcacgccccgtgtacagagattatagtccttgttgcagccgccgtgggtttgaatctgtccttggccctttgctgcatgtcatccccatcTCCTTCCAACAGCAGTCCCATCAAACTGAGgcaaaaggccccaaaaatgtatttatttcaacaaaacTTCAAATTgttataagaaaagaaaaacaagccaGCACAATCACTTAATAATACCAAAAAGTTTAATAATCAAAATTTTTCAAATAAACAGAGTTGGTCCCAGCGTTATCTGAAAGTGAAGTCAATgcgggaagtgcaaaacactgcagctccttgagtgtccacttgaggtttgCTCCAAAAGATTTCTGAAGAAAAAATTATCTCACAATAATTACGAGTGGATCACAGTGACTGAAGGTCCGGTTATGTTTTCCTCCACCCTCACCAGATGTCATTTCAGACCTCTGGATGAGCTGGAACAGGCTGTTCATAATGTTAGATTTTTAGAGAAAGCCATCAGAGTTCCTACATGCAGAGAGAGTTGCTtcttatccttttttttgtttgaattaacAAATATTATTTCCCTCAAAGGAACCCTGGTCCCCCCCACGATCACCGAGCAGTTCTCCCCCTCAGTCTCCCCTCGCTTACCGCAGCTACCCGTACGCCAAGCAGAGAAATGGGGCTGACGCACAAATTGGTAAGACAAGTTGACACCCGACAGCAGCTATAGAGTCTGTAAATTTACCTCATATCATAATAATGTCACACTGCTAGTGCCACATACATAGACTGTGTATAAGGAGGAatccctgtttttttctgtttttatattcctAAAATCTATTCTACAAGAAAGTCCTGGACAATGCAGCAGCATAAAAAAGTTTCCCTTATAATATTAAACAACAAAACGACACCAATAATAGATCACAAATAGAAAATCAAGCTGTTTTAACTCGTTTTTTCCCCTCTAAAGTAATATTTTCACTACATTTGGCTTTGCTTTGGTCtctttaataaaacactgatCTTATTAACTGGTGCTCCAGACAACTGAAAGGCCGTGTCATGTCTTGTTTATAAATTAGAAATGAATCTACAAGTGTTTTTCCTTCATCTCTGACACCTGTTCACTCTCCTCTCAAGTGTGAAGCTTGATTTCCCTCTTGtgtcttccccccctctctttccccttTGATCAGTAAATCTCACATTCTCTCAGATCACATGTTTGAGGGGTGTAATGAGTAGGAAATCAATGCATGTCAGTCTCAGGTTTCCTGTCTCTACCtgagttgtgtttattttttcctcacCGTCCTTCAGCGTATGAAAGCAAACATTCCTCCCGGCCGATCGTTCAGCTCGAGCAGCACTCCTCGCCTGCTAAATACGGGACCAAACCCACTGTGGAGCACCCCGCTATGGCTCGGGTAAAAAACGATTTCTGTATGTTTTGGGGCATGAAAGTGGttgtttattattaaaaaatctATGGCATGATTTGTTGTTTATCTCTTTAGACCTCGTCGTCAGAGAGGCTGGACCAGCAGAGTGTAGTGGAGTACTCAGACGATGACCCCTGGAGGATCACAGAGGAACAGCTGGAGTATTACACCAACCAGTTCAAGAGCCTGCAGCCTGACCTGGGGGCTCTCATCCTGGGTATGAACCACAACTTCCCCTTACTGTaactattatttatttctttaattaagAAACATTtcccatctttctttttttttttttacctctcttTCTAGGAACAATTGCAAAGAACTTCTTCACAAAATCTAAGCTCCCGATACCAGAGCTCTCCCACATTTGGTGAGTGCTGACtcatggtgtgtgtgcgtgtgtgcgcgtgtgtgtgtgcgcgtgtgtgtgtgtgtgtgtgtgtgtgtgtgtgtgtgtgtgtgtgtgtgtgtgtgtgtgtgtgtgtgtgtgtgtgtgtgtgtgtgtgtgtgtgtgtgtgtgtgtgtgtgtgtgtgtgtgtgtgtgtgtctgtgtgtgtgtgtgtgtgtgtgtgtgtgtgtgtgtgtccttgtgctGTTCTGATCTCGGGGTCATTTGGGTTTTTATCAGCCGAGCTCCTCAGCATGATCACTGAGTCACACAGAGACTTCAGTTTTAAAGGACAGACCTTTACTTTCATCCCAACCTCAAACACTAAAAGGTTTAAACACGAGTCGATTCAGCTGTCCTCTGGGGAGctatgcttttaaaaaatctattacTTAATAAAGGTTTCTTTCATTCATAAAAGAAAAGGTAAATATTGTGATTTATAATCTTATCTGCTTTGTCATTGAGGCCTTTATTATagatgtgtatttattttactggtTTTAATGATTATTAAGACCATAAaatcagtaaagtttgatatttactGAAATCAAATGTGTGAAACATCGATATACATTCTGGGTTCAATTCACCACCTCACCCTCTGTGTCGCCAATTTCCCCTTCCTCTAAAATGTACGTACGCCTGGGTCAGAGTTTGCTTACCGGTGAGCACATTTTACCATCAGGTTTGTTTTGATAGATCACAAACTTGCAAAGTTTAAAAGTGAGACCCCGgctctctgtctttttaaaacctttgttcacactttcacaaaactcctgagATACTCCTGCCAGCTGACTAGTATCTTTTCTGCATGAAGTCAAAGTATTCTGATGTGAGGATATAATATAAAGGTGAATTCACTTCAGCGTGTGATAGTAGGAAAGGATGGTGACGTTTATTCAGAGCGATCACTGAAcgatcatagactgtatgcgTGTGACAAATCTTTTGAGTTCTTGTCCTCTGCTGATTTCCAGGGAGTTGAGTGATGTGGACAGAGACGGAGCTCTGACGTTCTCTGAGTTCTGCACAGCTTTTCATTTGATCGTTGCTCGTAAGAACGGTTATCCTCTCCCGGAGAGTCTGCCTCCGACGCTGCGGCCGGGCTTTCTGCAGGAAGAGGACATACCGGACACACCTGAGGTAAGAAGGCAGTATCGTGAGCCAATCtgtatgaaggtagatatgttggagagcttgtagaatgtgatgtgaaaaaaaatggataCAAAAATTGTATGTAAAAAATCTttacttgtataaaaaaaaacattctacaagctctcctattttgcaacatatctaccttcataaaTCTGTCgttgtttttgatttaataaCACTGTATAGtttaagctgtgtttttttttttttttgcagagtgcTGAGCCCCTGATTGTCTTTACTGACCTGAGGTCAAATCAAATGGTAAGTCAAATCCTCCTCttttaataactttaaatatgaaGTACCTCTTGACTGCCTGCAGGGGGCACTAACGAGTTGAACATGAGGCTGCTCCAAGTTACTCCATCATCAGTATCCCATCAGCTACCTCTCACAATCCATCCCACACTTCACATTATCACAGTGTGTGCAGGCAGTGCAGTTGTGTTGTTCTAAACGATTAAGCAGCTtactcctttttgtttgtttgtttgttttgtttgtttggttttttttaggaTCAGAACATACGAGAGAGACTCCAGCCAAGCCTGGTTATAACAAAACAAGATATACAAGACGAGTCATGTCAACAAGGTAAACAAAAAGAGTTTTATTTAAGCTCATGTAAGGAACCACGTCAATGACAAACGACAACAATAAAGTTCTGAAATCAGACGAGAGGCACAtgcagaaaacaacataaatgt from Labrus mixtus chromosome 3, fLabMix1.1, whole genome shotgun sequence carries:
- the reps2 gene encoding ralBP1-associated Eps domain-containing protein 2 isoform X1; protein product: MEQESGVSSAGSFISLNEQEQRYYSGLHALCQADTSGTLSSSKVAELLKASQLPAEALHKVTEVCGAKRLGYFGTPQFYVALKLLAAAQSGLPVHLESITANLPLPRFAGLKNEPEMRYSAIPQSIDGQGAPCGTAPGSVSWTPADRSAFRHQEASVEKKEPWSPPRSPSSSPPQSPLAYRSYPYAKQRNGADAQIAYESKHSSRPIVQLEQHSSPAKYGTKPTVEHPAMARTSSSERLDQQSVVEYSDDDPWRITEEQLEYYTNQFKSLQPDLGALILGTIAKNFFTKSKLPIPELSHIWELSDVDRDGALTFSEFCTAFHLIVARKNGYPLPESLPPTLRPGFLQEEDIPDTPESAEPLIVFTDLRSNQMDQNIRERLQPSLVITKQDIQDESCQQAAFHVDISDVNVKRLTTSLQRRTLRLGAFPERPEPPHDLDTQMRTKTRPRSYSSTSIEDAMKKSEEPPTPPPRPQKTHSRASSLDLNKLFQQGAPGVKSGWLPPPPALPPRPAATQVPHFITVPEKSTQKKVQQPNFADFSHFREEEESGVKRDDQGPRSRFDRSTEDLTNASKQEVTGVSHSQVPQKPVRRKYHPESQNLESGPSPAMSFPPPTKPAPKLQSKQKREIQMAIRKNKESNAVLTRLNSELQQKLKVVHQERVTLESQLELLRPLAST
- the reps2 gene encoding ralBP1-associated Eps domain-containing protein 2 isoform X2, which translates into the protein MEQESGVSSAGSFISLNEQEQRYYSGLHALCQADTSGTLSSSKVAELLKASQLPAEALHKVTEVCGAKRLGYFGTPQFYVALKLLAAAQSGLPVHLESITANLPLPRFAGLKNEPEMRYSAIPQSIDGQGAPCGTAPGSVSWTPADRSAFRHQEASVEKKEPWSPPRSPSSSPPQSPLAYRSYPYAKQRNGADAQIAYESKHSSRPIVQLEQHSSPAKYGTKPTVEHPAMARTSSSERLDQQSVVEYSDDDPWRITEEQLEYYTNQFKSLQPDLGALILGTIAKNFFTKSKLPIPELSHIWELSDVDRDGALTFSEFCTAFHLIVARKNGYPLPESLPPTLRPGFLQEEDIPDTPESAEPLIVFTDLRSNQMDQNIRERLQPSLVITKQDIQDESCQQAAFHVDISDVNVKRLTTSLQRRTLRLEPPHDLDTQMRTKTRPRSYSSTSIEDAMKKSEEPPTPPPRPQKTHSRASSLDLNKLFQQGAPGVKSGWLPPPPALPPRPAATQVPHFITVPEKSTQKKVQQPNFADFSHFREEEESGVKRDDQGPRSRFDRSTEDLTNASKQEVTGVSHSQVPQKPVRRKYHPESQNLESGPSPAMSFPPPTKPAPKLQSKQKREIQMAIRKNKESNAVLTRLNSELQQKLKVVHQERVTLESQLELLRPLAST
- the reps2 gene encoding ralBP1-associated Eps domain-containing protein 2 isoform X3, coding for MEQESGVSSAGSFISLNEQEQRYYSGLHALCQADTSGTLSSSKVAELLKASQLPAEALHKVTEVCGAKRLGYFGTPQFYVALKLLAAAQSGLPVHLESITANLPLPRFAGLKNEPEMRYSAIPQSIDGQGAPCGTAPGSVSWTPADRSAFRHQEASVEKKEPWSPPRSPSSSPPQSPLAYRSYPYAKQRNGADAQIAYESKHSSRPIVQLEQHSSPAKYGTKPTVEHPAMARTSSSERLDQQSVVEYSDDDPWRITEEQLEYYTNQFKSLQPDLGALILGTIAKNFFTKSKLPIPELSHIWELSDVDRDGALTFSEFCTAFHLIVARKNGYPLPESLPPTLRPGFLQEEDIPDTPESAEPLIVFTDLRSNQMDQNIRERLQPSLVITKQDIQDESCQQDVNVKRLTTSLQRRTLRLGAFPERPEPPHDLDTQMRTKTRPRSYSSTSIEDAMKKSEEPPTPPPRPQKTHSRASSLDLNKLFQQGAPGVKSGWLPPPPALPPRPAATQVPHFITVPEKSTQKKVQQPNFADFSHFREEEESGVKRDDQGPRSRFDRSTEDLTNASKQEVTGVSHSQVPQKPVRRKYHPESQNLESGPSPAMSFPPPTKPAPKLQSKQKREIQMAIRKNKESNAVLTRLNSELQQKLKVVHQERVTLESQLELLRPLAST
- the reps2 gene encoding ralBP1-associated Eps domain-containing protein 2 isoform X4; amino-acid sequence: MEQESGVSSAGSFISLNEQEQRYYSGLHALCQADTSGTLSSSKVAELLKASQLPAEALHKVTEVCGAKRLGYFGTPQFYVALKLLAAAQSGLPVHLESITANLPLPRFAGLKNEPEMRYSAIPQSIDGQGAPCGTAPGSVSWTPADRSAFRHQEASVEKKEPWSPPRSPSSSPPQSPLAYRSYPYAKQRNGADAQIAYESKHSSRPIVQLEQHSSPAKYGTKPTVEHPAMARTSSSERLDQQSVVEYSDDDPWRITEEQLEYYTNQFKSLQPDLGALILGTIAKNFFTKSKLPIPELSHIWELSDVDRDGALTFSEFCTAFHLIVARKNGYPLPESLPPTLRPGFLQEEDIPDTPESAEPLIVFTDLRSNQMDQNIRERLQPSLVITKQDIQDESCQQDVNVKRLTTSLQRRTLRLEPPHDLDTQMRTKTRPRSYSSTSIEDAMKKSEEPPTPPPRPQKTHSRASSLDLNKLFQQGAPGVKSGWLPPPPALPPRPAATQVPHFITVPEKSTQKKVQQPNFADFSHFREEEESGVKRDDQGPRSRFDRSTEDLTNASKQEVTGVSHSQVPQKPVRRKYHPESQNLESGPSPAMSFPPPTKPAPKLQSKQKREIQMAIRKNKESNAVLTRLNSELQQKLKVVHQERVTLESQLELLRPLAST
- the reps2 gene encoding ralBP1-associated Eps domain-containing protein 2 isoform X5, giving the protein MRYSAIPQSIDGQGAPCGTAPGSVSWTPADRSAFRHQEASVEKKEPWSPPRSPSSSPPQSPLAYRSYPYAKQRNGADAQIAYESKHSSRPIVQLEQHSSPAKYGTKPTVEHPAMARTSSSERLDQQSVVEYSDDDPWRITEEQLEYYTNQFKSLQPDLGALILGTIAKNFFTKSKLPIPELSHIWELSDVDRDGALTFSEFCTAFHLIVARKNGYPLPESLPPTLRPGFLQEEDIPDTPESAEPLIVFTDLRSNQMDQNIRERLQPSLVITKQDIQDESCQQAAFHVDISDVNVKRLTTSLQRRTLRLGAFPERPEPPHDLDTQMRTKTRPRSYSSTSIEDAMKKSEEPPTPPPRPQKTHSRASSLDLNKLFQQGAPGVKSGWLPPPPALPPRPAATQVPHFITVPEKSTQKKVQQPNFADFSHFREEEESGVKRDDQGPRSRFDRSTEDLTNASKQEVTGVSHSQVPQKPVRRKYHPESQNLESGPSPAMSFPPPTKPAPKLQSKQKREIQMAIRKNKESNAVLTRLNSELQQKLKVVHQERVTLESQLELLRPLAST